The Macaca nemestrina isolate mMacNem1 chromosome 1, mMacNem.hap1, whole genome shotgun sequence genome contains the following window.
AGTTCCTTCTGAAGCTGGTTTATCTTTCCCAGTCCAAGGAAAATATGAGTCCCAAATCCATGTAGACTGAGAACCTGACAGCCAGGTGATTCTGCCTGTTTCTGACTGGGGGAGCAGAAGTATGACATAGAGGGCACAATGTAGAGAAGCTGATGGTCTTTCAGCTCCTTCTGGATGCGTTATTATGAAGTGAATTCCCAGAACACCAGGCATAGATGTTGGGAGTTGGGGAACCCAATAAATGACACCTCACTTTTCCCCACCTGTGCTCAAAACAAATTGAGAGACCCAGAAATTGGGCAAATAGGAGATCAAAATGACCCCGTTATTTACGGATAAAGCTGTTTGGAGTGTGCAGAACTAATGGGCTTTCTAACATGGCAGTCTAAACTAAGATGGACTTATCCAGTCACAGACAGAGCTACCCAACTAGGGGTCTCCCCAGGCGGGACCGTCTCTGTCAAATGGACAGCATGGAGGAGCAGAATATGTGTTTTCTCTCCAGCAGGTCCCAAACAGAAAACAGGAATGGGACTGAGCAAACTCACCAGCCACATGAATCATTCTTCCCCTGGGGAAGAGAGAATGAAGGGAAGCCAGGAGTATTACTCAGATGGGAAAGTGGGTTCCAGTGTCCTATCCACCCACTGCCCAAGAACAGTCAGTGCCCAGTGTTGATGCAAAAGCTCCTCTAGAGCCAAACGTGAATTTGAGATTATCTCAATCATTAACATGGATAAGAGTTTGCTCTGATGACACTTGGCTGTTGACAcactaatgtttttctttttcttgcaggagacggattttgtttgttttgatggagGAAGAGATGATTTTGATAATTATAATGTAGAAGAACTTTTAGGGTTTTTGGAACTGTACAATTCTGCAGCTGGAGATTCCGAGAAAGCTGTAGAAAAAACTTCACAGGATATGGAAAAAAACTCTGAATTATCTACGGAAAGGGAACCTGAACCTGAACCAGTAGAAGCCAACTCAGAGGAAAGCGATAGTGTATTCTCAGAAAACACTGAGAATCTTCAGGAACAGTTTACAACTCAGAAGCACCACTCCCACGCAAACAGCCAAGCAGATCATGCTCAGGGAGAGCAGCCTTCATTTGAATCTTTTGAAGAAATGCTGCAAGATAAACTAAAAGTGCCAGAAagtgaaaacaacaaaaccagCAATAGTTCTCAGGTCTCAAATGAACAGGATAAGATTGATGCCtataaacttttgaaaaaagaaatgactctAGACTTGAAAACCAAATTTGGCTCAACAGCTGATGCACTTGTATCTGATGATGAGACAACCAGACTTGTTACTTCATTAGAAGATGATTTTGATGAGGAATTGGATGCTGAGTATTATGCAGTTGGAAAGGAACATGAGGAGAACCAAGAAGACTTTGATGAGTTGCCATTACTTacctttacagatggggaagatGTGAAAACTCCAGCAAAGTCTGGAGTTGAGAAATATCCAACAGATAAAGAGCAGAATTCAAATGAAGAGGATAAGATTGAGCTAACTGTGCCCCCTGGCATcaaaaatgatgataaaaatataCTAACAACCTGGGGGGACACTATCTTCTCTATTGTCACAGGAGGTGAAGAAAATAGAGGTACGATGGATTTAGAGAGCTCTAgttcagaggaagaaaaagatgatgatgatgcaTTAGTCCCAGAGAGCAGACTGGGGAAACCACAGTCAGCAACAGATTATAGTGACCCTGACAATGTAGATGATGGTCTTTTGATTGTAGATGttcctaaaacaaataatgacaAAGACCCGGAAGTAAACACAGACCATCACATTaaaggaaaagggaggggagTTCAGGAATCCAAGAGGGGCCTGGTACAAGATGAGACAGAATTAGAGGATGAAAAGCAAGAAGGCATGACTGTGCACAGTTCTGCTCACAGCAATAACCTCAACTCTATGCCAGCTGCTGAAAAGGGTAAAGACTCATTAAAATCAGCTTATGATGATAAAGCAAATGACCTAAAAGGAGCAGCTATTCATATCTCAAAAGGAATGCTCCGTGAAGAAAAGCCTGGAGAGCAGATTTTGGAAGGTGGCTCAGAGAGTGAATCTGCACAGAAAGCTGCAGGGAATCAAATGAATGACAAAAAGATTCAACAGGAATCCTTGCGTAATGCACCACTCATGGGAGATAACCACCCTAACGGATCCAGAGACAGTGTGGAGGGAGACGCTTTGGTTAATGGGGCCAAACCTCACACGCTTTCACTGGAGCATCAACGTGAGGAATTGAAAGAGGAATTAGTTCTTAAAACTCAAAATCAACCTAGATTCTCCTCTCCAGATGAGATTGATTTGCCCAGAGAACTGAAAGATGAGGTTCCCATTCTGGGAGGAAATCTTTCCTGGCAACAAGAAAGAGATGTGGCTGCCACAGTCAATAAGCAAATGAGTGAGAAGATAAGGCTGTCTGAGGGAGAAGCCGAAGAGGACTCCTTGGATGAAGAGTTTTTTCATCACAAGGCAATGCAGGGCACACAGAGAGTAGGACAGACAGACCAAACTGACAGCACAGGAGGACCAGCTTTCCTTTCTGAAGCAGAAGAGGATGATTATCCCTCTGAAGAACTACTAGAGGATGAAAACGCTGTAAGTGCAAAACGGTCTAAAGAAGAAAACCCTGGGAATCAGGGCAGGCAGTTTGATGTTAATCTGCAAGTCCCTGACAGAGCGGTTTTAGGGACCATTCATCCAGATCCAGAAAttgaagaaagcaagcaagaaactAGCATGATTTTAGATAGTGACAAAAAAAGTGACACTGCTGCCAAAGGGGTCAACACAGGAGGCAGGGAACCAAATACAGTGGTGGGAAAAGAACGCCCTCTGGCAGATGAGAAAGCACAGAGGCAATCTGAAGGAAGTGACTTTTCTGACAGCATAAAAACTCAGACTCCAGAATTAGGTGAAATGTTTCAGAATAAAGATTCTGATTATCTGAAGAACAACAACCCTGAGGAACATCTGAAGACCTCAGGGCTTGCAGGGAAGCTTGAGGGAGAACTCTCAAAAGAGGACCATGAGAACACAGAGAAATACGTGGGCACAGAAAGCCAGGGTTCTGCTGCTACACACCCTGAAGATGACTTGTTCCTCTGGACTCCACATACAAGTGTAGAGCCAGAGTATAGTTACAAGAGGGAGGACTTGCTTATCATAAGCAGCTTCTTTAAAGAGCAACAGTCTTTGCAGCGGTTCAAGAGGTACCTTAATGCCTATGAGATGGAAGCCTTGCTACAAGAAATGTCATCAAAACTGAAGTCAGCACAGCAGGAGAGCCTGCCCTATAATATGGAAAAAGTCCTAGATAAGGTCTTCCGTGCTTCTGAGTCACAAATTCTGAGCATAGCAGAAAAAATGCTTGATGCTTATGTGGACGAACATAGAGATATGGGAATGCAGGTCATATTTGAAGAGGCTGCAGTGCTTGATGACATTCAAGACCTCATCTATTTTGTCAGGTACAAGCACTCCACAGCAGAGGAGACAGCCACACTGGTGATGGCACCACCTGTAGAGGAAGGCTTGGGTGGAGCAATGGAAGGTGAGGTGCCTATGGTCTTGCAGAATTGGGCTGGAGAACCAGGCGGGTGGGTCGCTGAGGTGCCTCCTATCTTGTGAAGCTCTGTTCAGTTTCCAGTGTGCCTAAAGGAGAGGGACAACACAGGGAGGTCCGCAtgttccttcctgccttctttcttttagGCTGGAGCATGGAGAAGGATTTCTTGCTGTTTCCCTTAGAATAGTTGAGACTGGTTAGCATTTTCAAAAGGAAACTTTGTAAAAACCTAAAGAGAGAGATATAAACCAGAAAATAATGTACAAAATACAAATGTCATGTAAAATTATGAAAGGGTTTTATTGAACACAATTTTTCAATTGTAAAATAACTGCTCTCTAACCATGGATTGACTGGTATAACTTTTAGATCAATGTCTTGGCTAAATTCCTATGTTCTCCccaattttgtcttttgtggaTGGCTTGTCCTTCCTGTTTCTTGGGAGCGCTTACTCCAGTTAAACCTTCCGGGGCCATAAAGGTCTTGCATTCAGATTAATCAAGGTTGGGACAGGGATGCCTTCTAATGCAGTGCTTGATGCGTGGAAGCCATTCAGTTGAATTAACCCTGAGCCAATATCCTGACATAAGCATTCTGATTCCTAGTTCCTTGTTCTGTTCTCTGCATCtgagcttttctctttcttttcttttcctttacccacccttccttccttccttccttccttccttccttccttccttccttccttccttccttccttccttccttcctctttctttttttttttttctttttttcttaagacaggatctcaccctgtcacccaggctggagtgcaatggcatgatcatagcttattgcagcctccaactcctaggcccaagcaaACCTCTCATTTCAGCCTGTAGTAGGCATGCATCactgtgcccaactaattttttatttattgtagagacagggtcttgatatATTACCCAGGccgatcttgaactcttggcctcgaTTGaccctcctactttggcctcccaaagtactgggattacaggtgtgagctaccgcacctggtgTATCCCAGCTTTTCAGACAGATGTATCTGAATTGAGAGTATCAAGGGGACAGGAAGCCACAGGAAAATGTACTACTCCAGAGTGCTAATTTTTCCTGAGAGTTGGGGGAGGAGAACTTTTTTGCATTtaattaaaacatgtattttggaTAAGAAGGCAATATTCAGATGAATTTTCAGGGTAAAATATCAGGCTACAAGGAAATTCACCTTTGCTGTGGATCACATTGGACTGTCCCCTGAGCCTCTTAGGAAAGGAGATGGCTTCACTTTCTTTGACTCTTAGAGGTACTTTGAAAGTATTCGAAGGACATTTCAGCAAGCTGCCCTGGCATGGAATGTCCCTGTCTGTACTAGTTCTGTGAGAAAGGCATGCTTGTGTATGCAAGAGTTCATGTTACTTCTCTGCAGAATAGATGTTTCACATTTCTGCTCTTGAGTAGAATTCTCTTTTGCAAATTTATTTGTGTGGGCATAGGTTGATTTGCCAAGGAAAGATGTTACTGAAGTCCCtaccataaatatatttatgaaatactcCTCTGTAGATTTTATGTAGATTAGTCATCCTTTAAATGGAATAAAGTGAAACTCTTATTTCCCTGCCCAGTTATGCTCCATGGGATGCCCATGCATGGAGGGCAATGTTGAGGTGCCCTGGAGCTGGTATGGTCAGTGGGATTACCCTAACAGGTAATGTCATCAAGTTGTGCTAACCCAGTGTGTTCTTCTCACCTATAGAGATGCAACCACTGCATGAAGATAATTTCTCACAAGAGAACACAGCAGAACTTAACGTGCAGGTTTCTGAAGAGCCCACCCATTTGGGCCAGCATGTGATTGGGGACACTCATGCCTCGGAAGTTTCAACGAAGCCAAATGCTGAGAAAGACTTGGACCAGCATGTGATCCGGGACACTCATGCCTCGGAAGTGTCACCGAAGCCAAATGCTGAGAAAGACTTGGACCAGCATGTGATCCGGGACACTCATGCCTCAGAAGTGTCACCGAAGCCAAATGCTGAGAAAGACTTGGACTGGCGTGTGATCCGGGACACTCATGCCTCGGAAGTGTCACCAAAGCCAAATACTGAGAAAGACTTGGACCCAGGTAAAgcttgctaatttttttctacaaagtGGAGACATCATAAAGAAGGCCTTCTAGGAGATTCATTGTCAAAGGTAGGAGCTAGAGACTTGTTAAACTCAAATGAAAAAAGGATCCCAGAGCTAATTGAGAGAAAAGCAGGCGTCAAGACAGATGGAGATCAAAAATAGGAAAGACACCAGAGGCTGTAACTAACCTACAAACCAGTGTTTGGCTGTCACTATCttgtgtaaattatttcaatctaaaatattattcttaaaaGGCCTTATGCTCTAAAACAGTAGTTTTCaaccagaccagcagcatcagaaactctgggggtgggacCAGCAGTCTGTGTTTAACAAGCCTTCCAGGAAAGACTGACCTGATGCAAATTACGgttggagaaccactgctctaaaacTCACAAATTCAGTTTTTCCTCTGCTTTACCCCtctctttccaaataaaatacagtGCAATGCAGTTCTTTTTTTGATTTGCTATCTGGACTTGGTAAATAAAACTTCTTAAAATACAGTGAAGGGGTCCAAGTATGTTTATAGCATAAGCTCATAGGAGACAGTACAGAACACTGTAGTGTGTAATAGTCCAGGATAGACTGACTGACACAAAGAGTATTTCACCACAGTGCACAGTAAACATCCAGTGAGAGATGAGAATGTTTACTTTCCAGGCACAGTACCTAATATTTAGTGGATATTCagtcagtatttttttaaaagagaaaccaTTCTTATTCTAAAGCACAAAATATCTATTTTCCTCCCAATTCCAGGGCCAATTACAGGAGAAGACACTCCTATGGATGCTATTGATGCAAACAAGCAACTAGAGACAGCTGCCGAAGAGCCAGCAAGTGTCACAGCTTTGGAAAATGCAATCCTTCTAATgtattcattcatattttatttaactaagTTGGTAAGTTTGacacatagttttttttttaactaaaatgttGATTATTACAGTTTTTAAGTTGATTTTGAGCATGAGGTGAAGAACTTAAATTGTCTTTATGAACATGACTC
Protein-coding sequences here:
- the LOC105493462 gene encoding transport and Golgi organization protein 1 homolog isoform X2, which produces MYRGEALEDFTGPDCRFVNFKKGDPVYVYYKLARAWPEVWAGSVGRIFGYFPKDLIQVVHEYTKEELRVPADETDFVCFDGGRDDFDNYNVEELLGFLELYNSAAGDSEKAVEKTSQDMEKNSELSTEREPEPEPVEANSEESDSVFSENTENLQEQFTTQKHHSHANSQADHAQGEQPSFESFEEMLQDKLKVPESENNKTSNSSQVSNEQDKIDAYKLLKKEMTLDLKTKFGSTADALVSDDETTRLVTSLEDDFDEELDAEYYAVGKEHEENQEDFDELPLLTFTDGEDVKTPAKSGVEKYPTDKEQNSNEEDKIELTVPPGIKNDDKNILTTWGDTIFSIVTGGEENRGTMDLESSSSEEEKDDDDALVPESRLGKPQSATDYSDPDNVDDGLLIVDVPKTNNDKDPEVNTDHHIKGKGRGVQESKRGLVQDETELEDEKQEGMTVHSSAHSNNLNSMPAAEKGKDSLKSAYDDKANDLKGAAIHISKGMLREEKPGEQILEGGSESESAQKAAGNQMNDKKIQQESLRNAPLMGDNHPNGSRDSVEGDALVNGAKPHTLSLEHQREELKEELVLKTQNQPRFSSPDEIDLPRELKDEVPILGGNLSWQQERDVAATVNKQMSEKIRLSEGEAEEDSLDEEFFHHKAMQGTQRVGQTDQTDSTGGPAFLSEAEEDDYPSEELLEDENAVSAKRSKEENPGNQGRQFDVNLQVPDRAVLGTIHPDPEIEESKQETSMILDSDKKSDTAAKGVNTGGREPNTVVGKERPLADEKAQRQSEGSDFSDSIKTQTPELGEMFQNKDSDYLKNNNPEEHLKTSGLAGKLEGELSKEDHENTEKYVGTESQGSAATHPEDDLFLWTPHTSVEPEYSYKREDLLIISSFFKEQQSLQRFKRYLNAYEMEALLQEMSSKLKSAQQESLPYNMEKVLDKVFRASESQILSIAEKMLDAYVDEHRDMGMQVIFEEAAVLDDIQDLIYFVRYKHSTAEETATLVMAPPVEEGLGGAMEEMQPLHEDNFSQENTAELNVQVSEEPTHLGQHVIGDTHASEVSTKPNAEKDLDQHVIRDTHASEVSPKPNAEKDLDQHVIRDTHASEVSPKPNAEKDLDWRVIRDTHASEVSPKPNTEKDLDPGPITGEDTPMDAIDANKQLETAAEEPASVTALENAILLMYSFIFYLTKLLVATLPDDVQPGPDFYGLPWKPVLITAFLGIVSFAVFFWRTVLVVKSRVYQVTEQQISEKLKIIMKENTELVQKLSNYEQKIKESKKHVQETRKQNMILSDEAIKFKDKIKTLEKNNEILGDAAKNLRVMLESEREQNVKNQDLISENKKSIEKLKDAISMNASEFSEVQIALNEAKLSEEKVKSECHRVQEENARLKKKKEQLQQEIEDWSKLHAELSEQIKSFEKSQKDLEVALTHKDDNINALTNCITQLNRLECESESEGQNKGGNDSDELANGEVGGDQNEKMKNQIKQMMDVSRTQTAISVVEEDLKLLQLKLRASVSTKCNLEDQIKKLEDDRNSLQAAKAGLEDECKTLRQKVEILNELYQQKEMALQKKLSQEEYERQEREHRLSAADEKAVSAAEEVKTYKRRIEEMEDELQKTERSFKNQIATHEKKAHENWLKARAAERAIAEEKREAANLRHKLLELTQKMAMLQEEPVIVKPMPGRPNTQNPPRRGPLSQNGSFGPSPVSGGECSPPLTVEPPVRPLSATLSRRDMPRSEFGSVDGPLPHPRWSAEASGKPSPSDPGSGTAAMMNSSSRGSSPNRVIDEGKVNMAPKGPPPFSGVPLMSTPMGGPIPPPIRYGPPPQLCGPFGPRPLPPPFGPGMRPPLGLREFAPGVPPGKRDLPLHPREFLPGHTPFRPLGPLGPREYFIPGARLPPPTHGPQDYPPPPAARDLPPSGSRDDPPPASQSTSQDCSQALKQSP
- the LOC105493462 gene encoding transport and Golgi organization protein 1 homolog isoform X3, whose protein sequence is MAAAPGLLVWLLVLGLPWRVPGQLDPSTGRRFSEHKLCADDECSMLMYRGEALEDFTGPDCRFVNFKKGDPVYVYYKLARAWPEVWAGSVGRIFGYFPKDLIQVVHEYTKEELRVPADETDFVCFDGGRDDFDNYNVEELLGFLELYNSAAGDSEKAVEKTSQDMEKNSELSTEREPEPEPVEANSEESDSVFSENTENLQEQFTTQKHHSHANSQADHAQGEQPSFESFEEMLQDKLKVPESENNKTSNSSQVSNEQDKIDAYKLLKKEMTLDLKTKFGSTADALVSDDETTRLVTSLEDDFDEELDAEYYAVGKEHEENQEDFDELPLLTFTDGEDVKTPAKSGVEKYPTDKEQNSNEEDKIELTVPPGIKNDDKNILTTWGDTIFSIVTGGEENRGTMDLESSSSEEEKDDDDALVPESRLGKPQSATDYSDPDNVDDGLLIVDVPKTNNDKDPEVNTDHHIKGKGRGVQESKRGLVQDETELEDEKQEGMTVHSSAHSNNLNSMPAAEKGKDSLKSAYDDKANDLKGAAIHISKGMLREEKPGEQILEGGSESESAQKAAGNQMNDKKIQQESLRNAPLMGDNHPNGSRDSVEGDALVNGAKPHTLSLEHQREELKEELVLKTQNQPRFSSPDEIDLPRELKDEVPILGGNLSWQQERDVAATVNKQMSEKIRLSEGEAEEDSLDEEFFHHKAMQGTQRVGQTDQTDSTGGPAFLSEAEEDDYPSEELLEDENAVSAKRSKEENPGNQGRQFDVNLQVPDRAVLGTIHPDPEIEESKQETSMILDSDKKSDTAAKGVNTGGREPNTVVGKERPLADEKAQRQSEGSDFSDSIKTQTPELGEMFQNKDSDYLKNNNPEEHLKTSGLAGKLEGELSKEDHENTEKYVGTESQGSAATHPEDDLFLWTPHTSVEPEYSYKREDLLIISSFFKEQQSLQRFKRYLNAYEMEALLQEMSSKLKSAQQESLPYNMEKVLDKVFRASESQILSIAEKMLDAYVDEHRDMGMQVIFEEAAVLDDIQDLIYFVRYKHSTAEETATLVMAPPVEEGLGGAMEEMQPLHEDNFSQENTAELNVQVSEEPTHLGQHVIGDTHASEVSTKPNAEKDLDQHVIRDTHASEVSPKPNAEKDLDQHVIRDTHASEVSPKPNAEKDLDWRVIRDTHASEVSPKPNTEKDLDPGPITGEDTPMDAIDANKQLETAAEEPASVTALENAILLMYSFIFYLTKLLVATLPDDVQPGPDFYGLPWKPVLITAFLGIVSFAVFFWRTVLVVKSRVYQVTEQQISEKLKIIMKENTELVQKLSNYEQKIKESKKHVQETRKQNMILSDEAIKFKDKIKTLEKNNEILGDAAKNLRVMLESEREQNVKNQDLISENKKSIEKLKDAISMNASEFSEVQIALNEAKLSEEKVKSECHRVQEENARLKKKKEQLQQEIEDWSKLHAELSEQIKSFEKSQKDLEVALTHKDDNINALTNCITQLNRLECESESEGQNKGGNDSDELANGEVGGDQNEKMKNQIKQMMDVSRTQTAISVVEEDLKLLQLKLRASVSTKCNLEDQIKKLEDDRNSLQAAKAGLEDECKTLRQKVEILNELYQQKEMALQKKLSQEEYERQEREHRLSAADEKAVSAAEEVKTYKRRIEEMEDELQKTERSFKNQIATHEKKAHENWLKARAAERAIAEEKREAANLRHKLLELTQKMAMLQEEPVIVKPMPGRPNTQNPPRRGPLSQNGSFGPSPVSGGECSPPLTVEPPVRPLSATLSRRDMPRSEFGSVDGPLPHPRWSAEASGKPSPSDPGSGTAAMMNSSSRGSSPNRVIDEGKQTVLQEPEVPSVPSITSLAEHPVAVNMAPKGPPPFSGVPLMSTPMGGPIPPPIRYGPPPQLCGPFGPRPLPPPFGPGMRPPLGLREFAPGVPPGKRDLPLHPREFLPGHTPFRPLGPLGPREYFIPGARLPPPTHGPQDYPPPPAARDLPPSGSRDDPPPASQSTSQDCSQALKQSP
- the LOC105493462 gene encoding transport and Golgi organization protein 1 homolog isoform X6; the protein is MAAAPGLLVWLLVLGLPWRVPGQLDPSTGRRFSEHKLCADDECSMLMYRGEALEDFTGPDCRFVNFKKGDPVYVYYKLARAWPEVWAGSVGRIFGYFPKDLIQVVHEYTKEELRVPADETDFVCFDGGRDDFDNYNVEELLGFLELYNSAAGDSEKAVEKTSQDMEKNSELSTEREPEPEPVEANSEESDSVFSENTENLQEQFTTQKHHSHANSQADHAQGEQPSFESFEEMLQDKLKVPESENNKTSNSSQVSNEQDKIDAYKLLKKEMTLDLKTKFGSTADALVSDDETTRLVTSLEDDFDEELDAEYYAVGKEHEENQEDFDELPLLTFTDGEDVKTPAKSGVEKYPTDKEQNSNEEDKIELTVPPGIKNDDKNILTTWGDTIFSIVTGGEENRGTMDLESSSSEEEKDDDDALVPESRLGKPQSATDYSDPDNVDDGLLIVDVPKTNNDKDPEVNTDHHIKGKGRGVQESKRGLVQDETELEDEKQEGMTVHSSAHSNNLNSMPAAEKGKDSLKSAYDDKANDLKGAAIHISKGMLREEKPGEQILEGGSESESAQKAAGNQMNDKKIQQESLRNAPLMGDNHPNGSRDSVEGDALVNGAKPHTLSLEHQREELKEELVLKTQNQPRFSSPDEIDLPRELKDEVPILGGNLSWQQERDVAATVNKQMSEKIRLSEGEAEEDSLDEEFFHHKAMQGTQRVGQTDQTDSTGGPAFLSEAEEDDYPSEELLEDENAVSAKRSKEENPGNQGRQFDVNLQVPDRAVLGTIHPDPEIEESKQETSMILDSDKKSDTAAKGVNTGGREPNTVVGKERPLADEKAQRQSEGSDFSDSIKTQTPELGEMFQNKDSDYLKNNNPEEHLKTSGLAGKLEGELSKEDHENTEKYVGTESQGSAATHPEDDLFLWTPHTSVEPEYSYKREDLLIISSFFKEQQSLQRFKRYLNAYEMEALLQEMSSKLKSAQQESLPYNMEKVLDKVFRASESQILSIAEKMLDAYVDEHRDMGMQVIFEEAAVLDDIQDLIYFVRYKHSTAEETATLVMAPPVEEGLGGAMEEMQPLHEDNFSQENTAELNVQVSEEPTHLGQHVIGDTHASEVSTKPNAEKDLDQHVIRDTHASEVSPKPNAEKDLDQHVIRDTHASEVSPKPNAEKDLDWRVIRDTHASEVSPKPNTEKDLDPGPITGEDTPMDAIDANKQLETAAEEPASVTALENAILLMYSFIFYLTKLLVATLPDDVQPGPDFYGLPWKPVLITAFLGIVSFAVFFWRTVLVVKSRVYQVTEQQISEKLKIIMKENTELVQKLSNYEQKIKESKKHVQETRKQNMILSDEAIKFKDKIKTLEKNNEILGDAAKNLRVMLESEREQNVKNQDLISENKKSIEKLKDAISMNASEFSEVQIALNEAKLSEEKVKSECHRVQEENARLKKKKEQLQQEIEDWSKLHAELSEQIKSFEKSQKDLEVALTHKDDNINALTNCITQLNRLECESESEGQNKGGNDSDELANGEVGGDQNEKMKNQIKQMMDVSRTQTAISVVEEDLKLLQLKLRASVSTKCNLEDQIKKLEDDRNSLQAAKAGLEDECKTLRQKVEILNELYQQKEMALQKKLSQEEYERQEREHRLSAADEKAVSAAEEVKTYKRRIEEMEDELQKTERSFKNQIATHEKKAHENWLKARAAERAIAEEKREAANLRHKLLELTQKMAMLQEEPVIVKPMPGRPNTQNPPRRGPLSQNGSFGPSPVSGGECSPPLTVEPPVRPLSATLSRRDMPRSEFGSVDGPLPHPRWSAEASGKPSPSDPGSGTAAMMNSSSRGSSPNRVIDEGKVNMAPKGPPPFSGVPLMSTPMGGPIPPPIRYGPPPQLCGPFGPRPLPPPFGPGMRPPLGLREFAPGVPPGKRDLPLHPREFLPGHTPFRPLGPLGPREYFIPGARLPPPTHGPQDYPPPPAARDLPPSGSRDDPPPASQSTSQDCSQALKQSP
- the LOC105493462 gene encoding transport and Golgi organization protein 1 homolog isoform X1 → MYRGEALEDFTGPDCRFVNFKKGDPVYVYYKLARAWPEVWAGSVGRIFGYFPKDLIQVVHEYTKEELRVPADETDFVCFDGGRDDFDNYNVEELLGFLELYNSAAGDSEKAVEKTSQDMEKNSELSTEREPEPEPVEANSEESDSVFSENTENLQEQFTTQKHHSHANSQADHAQGEQPSFESFEEMLQDKLKVPESENNKTSNSSQVSNEQDKIDAYKLLKKEMTLDLKTKFGSTADALVSDDETTRLVTSLEDDFDEELDAEYYAVGKEHEENQEDFDELPLLTFTDGEDVKTPAKSGVEKYPTDKEQNSNEEDKIELTVPPGIKNDDKNILTTWGDTIFSIVTGGEENRGTMDLESSSSEEEKDDDDALVPESRLGKPQSATDYSDPDNVDDGLLIVDVPKTNNDKDPEVNTDHHIKGKGRGVQESKRGLVQDETELEDEKQEGMTVHSSAHSNNLNSMPAAEKGKDSLKSAYDDKANDLKGAAIHISKGMLREEKPGEQILEGGSESESAQKAAGNQMNDKKIQQESLRNAPLMGDNHPNGSRDSVEGDALVNGAKPHTLSLEHQREELKEELVLKTQNQPRFSSPDEIDLPRELKDEVPILGGNLSWQQERDVAATVNKQMSEKIRLSEGEAEEDSLDEEFFHHKAMQGTQRVGQTDQTDSTGGPAFLSEAEEDDYPSEELLEDENAVSAKRSKEENPGNQGRQFDVNLQVPDRAVLGTIHPDPEIEESKQETSMILDSDKKSDTAAKGVNTGGREPNTVVGKERPLADEKAQRQSEGSDFSDSIKTQTPELGEMFQNKDSDYLKNNNPEEHLKTSGLAGKLEGELSKEDHENTEKYVGTESQGSAATHPEDDLFLWTPHTSVEPEYSYKREDLLIISSFFKEQQSLQRFKRYLNAYEMEALLQEMSSKLKSAQQESLPYNMEKVLDKVFRASESQILSIAEKMLDAYVDEHRDMGMQVIFEEAAVLDDIQDLIYFVRYKHSTAEETATLVMAPPVEEGLGGAMEEMQPLHEDNFSQENTAELNVQVSEEPTHLGQHVIGDTHASEVSTKPNAEKDLDQHVIRDTHASEVSPKPNAEKDLDQHVIRDTHASEVSPKPNAEKDLDWRVIRDTHASEVSPKPNTEKDLDPGPITGEDTPMDAIDANKQLETAAEEPASVTALENAILLMYSFIFYLTKLLVATLPDDVQPGPDFYGLPWKPVLITAFLGIVSFAVFFWRTVLVVKSRVYQVTEQQISEKLKIIMKENTELVQKLSNYEQKIKESKKHVQETRKQNMILSDEAIKFKDKIKTLEKNNEILGDAAKNLRVMLESEREQNVKNQDLISENKKSIEKLKDAISMNASEFSEVQIALNEAKLSEEKVKSECHRVQEENARLKKKKEQLQQEIEDWSKLHAELSEQIKSFEKSQKDLEVALTHKDDNINALTNCITQLNRLECESESEGQNKGGNDSDELANGEVGGDQNEKMKNQIKQMMDVSRTQTAISVVEEDLKLLQLKLRASVSTKCNLEDQIKKLEDDRNSLQAAKAGLEDECKTLRQKVEILNELYQQKEMALQKKLSQEEYERQEREHRLSAADEKAVSAAEEVKTYKRRIEEMEDELQKTERSFKNQIATHEKKAHENWLKARAAERAIAEEKREAANLRHKLLELTQKMAMLQEEPVIVKPMPGRPNTQNPPRRGPLSQNGSFGPSPVSGGECSPPLTVEPPVRPLSATLSRRDMPRSEFGSVDGPLPHPRWSAEASGKPSPSDPGSGTAAMMNSSSRGSSPNRVIDEGKQTVLQEPEVPSVPSITSLAEHPVAVNMAPKGPPPFSGVPLMSTPMGGPIPPPIRYGPPPQLCGPFGPRPLPPPFGPGMRPPLGLREFAPGVPPGKRDLPLHPREFLPGHTPFRPLGPLGPREYFIPGARLPPPTHGPQDYPPPPAARDLPPSGSRDDPPPASQSTSQDCSQALKQSP